One Lucilia cuprina isolate Lc7/37 chromosome 4, ASM2204524v1, whole genome shotgun sequence DNA segment encodes these proteins:
- the LOC124419571 gene encoding glutamate [NMDA] receptor subunit 1-like yields MEALDKAWIFHGNAQQCEQFEKTPNTLGLKNMAGVFILVAAGVAIGVGLIIIEVIYKRHQVKKQKRMDIARHAAAKWRGTIEKRKTIRTSLAMQRQYNVGLNANPGTISYSVDKRRYHRLGPRAPENAWIGDHNDMLRNRRYLDPSKPKHSPKVHGPLLGRIKQQPGNLMPPKYSPGYTSDVSHLVV; encoded by the exons ATGGAGGCTCTAGATAAGGCTTGGATTTTCCATGGAAATGCCCAACAATGTGAGCAATTTGAAAAGACGCCCAATACTTTGGGTTTAAAGAATATGGCAGGGGTGTTCATATTAGTGGCAGCAGGCGTGGCTATAGGAGTGGGTCTAATCATAATCGAAGTGATATACAAAAGACATcaagtgaaaaaacaaaaacgaatgGATATAGCCAGACATGCTGCCGCCAAATGGAGAGGAACTATAGAG AAACGGAAAACTATTCGAACTTCCCTGGCTATGCAACGACAATATAATGTGGGTCTTAATGCCAATCCCGGAACCATTAGCTATTCCGTGGACAAAAGACGTTATCATCGTTTAGGACCTAGAGCACCAGAAAATGCTTGGATCGGTGATCATAATGATATGTTAAGAAATCGTCGTTACTTAGATCCCTCAAAACCTAAACATTCACCAAAGGTACATGGACCTCTTCTGGGTAGAATTAAACAACAACCGGGTAATTTAATGCCACCGAAATATTCACCGGGTTATACAAGTGATGTCTCACATTTGGTTGTTTAA